Proteins from one Gimesia maris genomic window:
- a CDS encoding 3-keto-disaccharide hydrolase — protein sequence MTTMKRVATMLAVLLAVSALNFAAAEEEKLNQPPEGYKALFNGKDLTGWKGLVGSPKTRAKMSPEELAEAQKKADDEMKEHWNVVDGVIVFDGKGKSLCTAKDYGDFDMLVDWKIKKDGDSGIYLRGSPQVQIWDPAVKAANGVGSGGLYNNKKNPDKPLVTADNPVGEWNTFRIKMVGEKVSVWLNGKLVTDNVTLENYWERDKPIYETGQIELQNHGNTLYFRNVFIKELD from the coding sequence ATGACTACCATGAAACGCGTCGCGACGATGCTGGCTGTTTTGCTGGCTGTTTCTGCACTCAATTTTGCGGCTGCCGAAGAAGAAAAGCTCAATCAGCCCCCCGAAGGTTACAAAGCCTTGTTTAACGGCAAAGATCTGACTGGCTGGAAGGGTCTGGTTGGCAGCCCTAAAACCCGCGCGAAAATGAGCCCCGAAGAGTTGGCTGAAGCACAGAAAAAAGCTGACGACGAAATGAAAGAACACTGGAACGTCGTGGATGGCGTGATTGTGTTTGATGGCAAAGGCAAGAGCCTGTGTACTGCCAAAGACTACGGTGACTTCGACATGCTGGTCGACTGGAAAATCAAAAAAGATGGCGACAGCGGCATCTACCTGCGTGGTTCACCACAGGTTCAGATCTGGGATCCGGCCGTAAAAGCGGCTAACGGCGTGGGATCAGGTGGACTCTACAATAACAAGAAGAACCCCGATAAACCACTGGTCACTGCCGACAACCCCGTTGGTGAATGGAATACCTTCCGTATCAAGATGGTCGGTGAAAAGGTCAGCGTCTGGTTGAACGGTAAACTGGTGACTGACAACGTCACACTGGAAAATTACTGGGAACGCGATAAGCCGATCTACGAAACCGGGCAGATCGAATTGCAGAATCACGGCAACACACTTTATTTCCGGAATGTATTTATCAAAGAACTTGATTAG
- a CDS encoding sulfatase family protein: protein MNRCLFGILSLLLLFVSVESVSAAAKQKNVIVIVVDDQGFQAGCYGNKVIKTPGIDMLAESGTRFSRAHCTTASCSASRSVILTGLYNHATGHYGHAHSYNHFSTYATVKSLPIILEEAGYRTCSIGKYHVAPEYVYQFQEYRNKGVQGNRNSAVMAANAKEFITEDDDRPFFLYYCSNDPHRGGGPDGYANFNDNPDRYPGVTPVKYKPEQIQVPRWLPDHQEVKEELAEYYQAISRLDQGVVSLINTLKETGHWEDTLVMFLSDNGPPFPGAKTNLYQPGMNLPLIVRDPTVKNQGIVTDALVTWADLTPTILDYCDVTPKKVPKLQTVVNNGKRVEGKGKPVPYTFHGRSFLEILGKEHAPEFDESYASHTFHEITMYYPMRVILSGNYKYIFNIAHELPYPFASDLYRSPTWQGVLKRGDKMYGQRTVYSYLHRPRHELYDIKADPWEAKNLAFEPEHQETLTKMQEKLKAWQEKTKDPWVLKWEYE, encoded by the coding sequence ATGAATCGATGTCTGTTTGGAATCCTCAGTCTGCTGTTGTTGTTCGTCTCCGTTGAATCGGTCTCCGCTGCGGCGAAGCAGAAAAATGTCATTGTAATTGTGGTCGATGACCAGGGCTTTCAGGCAGGTTGCTACGGAAACAAGGTCATCAAAACGCCGGGCATCGACATGCTCGCAGAATCGGGAACCCGTTTCTCCCGCGCTCACTGCACGACCGCCAGTTGCTCGGCCAGCCGTTCGGTTATTTTGACCGGCTTGTATAACCATGCCACCGGACATTATGGCCACGCTCATTCATACAACCACTTCAGCACCTACGCGACCGTGAAGTCACTCCCTATTATTCTGGAAGAAGCCGGCTACCGCACCTGCTCAATCGGCAAGTATCATGTCGCTCCCGAATACGTTTACCAGTTTCAGGAGTACCGCAATAAAGGCGTCCAGGGGAACCGCAACTCCGCAGTGATGGCCGCCAACGCGAAAGAGTTCATCACCGAAGACGACGACCGCCCCTTCTTTCTGTACTACTGCAGCAACGACCCGCATCGTGGTGGCGGCCCCGACGGTTATGCCAATTTTAATGACAACCCCGATCGCTACCCTGGTGTCACGCCTGTCAAATACAAGCCCGAACAGATCCAGGTTCCACGCTGGCTGCCTGATCATCAGGAAGTCAAGGAAGAGCTGGCGGAATACTACCAGGCGATTTCGCGTCTCGACCAGGGCGTCGTTTCGCTGATCAACACACTCAAAGAAACCGGCCACTGGGAAGACACACTGGTGATGTTCCTCAGCGATAACGGCCCCCCGTTCCCCGGAGCCAAAACGAACCTGTATCAGCCAGGCATGAATTTGCCGTTGATCGTCCGCGATCCGACCGTCAAGAATCAGGGAATCGTCACCGATGCCCTTGTCACCTGGGCTGACCTGACACCGACAATTCTGGATTACTGCGATGTCACCCCGAAGAAAGTTCCCAAACTGCAAACGGTCGTAAACAACGGCAAGCGAGTGGAAGGCAAAGGCAAGCCGGTGCCTTACACATTCCACGGGCGTTCGTTCCTGGAGATCCTCGGCAAAGAACATGCTCCCGAATTCGATGAAAGTTACGCCTCACACACATTTCACGAGATCACCATGTATTACCCGATGCGTGTGATCCTGAGCGGCAACTACAAGTACATCTTCAACATTGCCCATGAACTCCCCTACCCGTTCGCCTCCGATTTATATCGGTCACCCACCTGGCAGGGTGTGTTGAAACGGGGTGACAAGATGTATGGACAGCGGACCGTTTATTCGTACCTGCACCGACCCCGGCACGAGTTGTACGACATCAAAGCCGACCCCTGGGAAGCGAAGAATCTGGCATTCGAGCCGGAACATCAGGAGACCCTGACTAAAATGCAGGAGAAACTGAAGGCCTGGCAGGAAAAAACCAAAGATCCCTGGGTTTTGAAGTGGGAATACGAGTAA